From a region of the Leptospira kmetyi serovar Malaysia str. Bejo-Iso9 genome:
- the ccsA gene encoding cytochrome c biogenesis protein CcsA encodes MKIRIAHPVWDWVLSAVFCIGFPIVVLFSLNYPNVILQQGTAHRIFYFHVPVAWVALYGPMFSLVFAVLYLIRKDSKWDLLSLAANQVALLFAVGVIFSGRIWAYSAWGVAWDKTDARLQSFTVLFISLIAYFVFRILITDASKKKIFSAFLSILCAVNAVITWGAIRWMDNPGNHPESVLGKGGMDSDIRISFWMGVLAYHLLFLVLIRFAYRLAKIEDLRESLPEREE; translated from the coding sequence ATGAAAATCCGAATCGCTCATCCTGTTTGGGACTGGGTTTTATCCGCAGTATTTTGTATCGGTTTTCCGATCGTCGTTTTATTTTCCCTCAATTATCCGAACGTGATTTTACAACAAGGAACCGCTCATAGAATTTTCTATTTTCACGTTCCGGTCGCTTGGGTCGCTTTGTACGGTCCGATGTTTTCGCTCGTGTTCGCGGTTTTGTATCTGATCCGAAAGGATTCGAAATGGGATCTGCTTTCTTTGGCCGCCAATCAGGTCGCTCTTCTGTTTGCGGTCGGGGTCATTTTTTCCGGGAGAATCTGGGCTTACAGCGCGTGGGGAGTCGCCTGGGATAAAACCGACGCAAGACTTCAGTCGTTTACGGTTTTGTTTATCAGCTTAATTGCATATTTCGTTTTTCGAATATTGATTACGGACGCTTCCAAAAAGAAAATCTTCTCCGCGTTCCTGAGCATTCTTTGCGCGGTAAACGCAGTCATCACTTGGGGCGCGATCCGTTGGATGGACAATCCCGGAAATCATCCCGAGTCCGTTCTCGGAAAGGGAGGAATGGATTCCGACATCCGGATCAGTTTTTGGATGGGAGTTCTCGCGTATCATCTTTTGTTTTTGGTTTTGATTCGTTTCGCATATCGTTTGGCTAAGATCGAAGACCTTCGGGAAAGTTTACCGGAAAGGGAAGAGTGA
- a CDS encoding heme exporter protein CcmB, with amino-acid sequence MKLLFSLLHKEFLLLGRAINGILSVLVLITSIVFVFNYALEQTGKLDRQTLIGIKWSVLFLTSYVFIGQSSWEERESGGGRISSLFLPIWMRFLSKSLAVFAGLSIAAIYLMLLLSVFFQAFSLGWKDLTVNLIFLLPGVLCISFLGVALSHISDSSRLKEILLPLLMIPFTIPILLFGMEAERKLERLPVFDPIPGLAILLSFCAFYAGIGILLLELSGDEP; translated from the coding sequence TTGAAACTTCTGTTCTCTCTGCTTCATAAGGAATTTCTGTTATTGGGAAGGGCGATCAACGGAATTCTTTCCGTTCTCGTTTTGATCACTTCGATCGTATTCGTTTTTAATTATGCGTTGGAGCAGACCGGCAAACTCGATCGTCAGACCTTGATCGGAATCAAGTGGTCCGTTCTGTTTTTGACTTCTTACGTTTTTATCGGTCAATCTTCTTGGGAGGAACGCGAAAGCGGAGGGGGGAGAATCAGTTCTCTTTTCCTTCCGATCTGGATGCGTTTTCTTTCCAAATCCCTCGCGGTGTTTGCCGGTCTTTCGATCGCGGCGATCTACTTAATGCTTTTATTATCCGTTTTTTTTCAGGCGTTCTCCTTGGGTTGGAAGGATCTTACCGTGAACTTGATTTTTCTTTTACCCGGGGTTCTTTGTATTTCCTTTTTGGGAGTGGCCTTGAGTCATATCAGCGATTCTTCGAGGTTGAAGGAAATTCTTCTTCCTCTGTTGATGATTCCGTTTACGATTCCCATTCTTCTTTTTGGAATGGAAGCGGAAAGAAAACTGGAACGTCTTCCCGTGTTCGATCCGATTCCCGGTCTCGCCATCTTACTTTCGTTTTGCGCTTTTTATGCGGGAATCGGAATTCTTCTTTTGGAACTTTCCGGCGACGAACCCTGA
- a CDS encoding ABC transporter ATP-binding protein codes for MPLKEQALFVCKDLSYSIGKKRILKQVSFSLFRGEFALLRGDNGAGKTTLLRAILNHEHHKDCFSFNGFENDSNTGSDFANGNTNDHPNKNPNQNVSPSKTPRISYLGHELGLYTSLGLEENLRYFLSIARMEYPAEKVENLLRSFKLWSRRFDPVFTFSRGMKQKAALVRALLTGGDLILLDEPFTALDRSGLETAIRLLEEHSQNSAVMMVTHDPGIPFQTRTITLTLKEGNLETSVLSAS; via the coding sequence TTGCCACTTAAAGAACAAGCGCTCTTCGTCTGCAAAGACCTATCTTATTCTATCGGAAAAAAACGGATTCTCAAACAGGTCTCATTCTCCCTTTTCCGAGGAGAGTTTGCGCTTCTGCGGGGAGACAACGGCGCGGGAAAAACCACGTTGCTTCGCGCGATTTTAAATCACGAACATCATAAGGATTGTTTTTCTTTCAACGGTTTCGAAAACGATTCGAACACGGGTTCCGATTTCGCGAACGGAAACACGAACGATCATCCGAACAAAAATCCAAATCAAAACGTGAGCCCTTCCAAAACTCCGCGGATTTCTTATCTCGGTCACGAACTCGGTCTTTATACTTCCCTCGGTCTTGAGGAGAATCTTCGTTATTTTCTTTCCATCGCAAGAATGGAATATCCCGCCGAAAAGGTGGAGAATCTTTTACGATCGTTTAAACTTTGGTCGAGACGATTCGATCCCGTGTTTACGTTCTCCCGAGGAATGAAACAAAAGGCCGCCTTGGTCCGCGCTCTTTTGACCGGAGGGGATTTGATTCTTTTGGACGAACCTTTCACCGCGCTCGATCGATCCGGTTTGGAAACCGCGATCCGTCTTTTGGAGGAACATTCCCAAAACTCCGCGGTGATGATGGTAACACACGATCCCGGAATTCCGTTTCAAACAAGAACGATCACGTTGACCTTAAAGGAGGGAAATCTTGAAACTTCTGTTCTCTCTGCTTCATAA
- a CDS encoding tetratricopeptide repeat protein: protein MKPESSPKRNLQCVFILLRRRIFSILLFLCVLFTNRETNAQILIGGQYYSGLLWGENEILSPEYYNDGSFLRTDQDLIVAAGRNWKGDPPASKGSFTFEGKEIPNCGLFNNEVVKLLETGKSEERLKAISMLEEGTRFDPKFFPFRYNLGRAYHLEKKYQKAIIQFEYASAEIPEYYRTFIHLGTLYEIVREPINATILWRKAVSLNKFHTEALLLLADHYIRTDLRNRALLYIKEAARIDEQSPDARMGRARIELLSSKDLYAYRIFKNTELVDDLGQKKQYNKKFHFFYAETASKVGDYVTAADQYEQLLKYPNDPFFSEFSYKVIERRRDLAKRFAEIKSLEEENKNE from the coding sequence ATGAAACCAGAGTCCTCTCCGAAACGGAATTTACAATGCGTTTTTATTCTGCTTCGGCGGAGAATCTTCTCGATTCTTCTTTTTCTCTGCGTCCTTTTTACGAACCGCGAGACGAACGCGCAGATTCTCATCGGAGGACAGTACTATTCCGGTTTGCTGTGGGGCGAAAACGAAATTCTTTCCCCCGAGTATTACAACGACGGATCGTTTTTAAGAACCGATCAGGATCTGATCGTCGCCGCGGGAAGAAACTGGAAAGGAGATCCGCCCGCGTCGAAGGGAAGTTTTACGTTCGAAGGGAAAGAAATTCCGAACTGCGGACTTTTCAACAACGAGGTGGTCAAACTTTTGGAAACGGGAAAATCGGAGGAACGACTCAAGGCGATTTCCATGTTGGAGGAAGGAACCCGATTCGATCCTAAATTCTTCCCGTTTCGATACAACTTAGGCCGGGCGTATCACCTCGAAAAAAAATACCAAAAGGCGATCATACAATTCGAATACGCGAGCGCGGAAATTCCGGAATATTACAGAACCTTTATCCACTTGGGAACGTTGTATGAAATCGTGCGAGAGCCGATCAACGCGACCATTCTCTGGAGAAAGGCGGTTTCGCTTAACAAATTCCACACCGAAGCCCTTCTTCTTTTGGCGGATCATTATATCCGAACCGATCTCCGAAACCGAGCGCTTCTTTACATCAAGGAAGCCGCCCGCATCGACGAACAAAGTCCGGACGCGAGAATGGGAAGAGCGAGAATCGAACTTCTTTCCTCGAAGGATCTCTACGCGTATCGGATTTTTAAGAACACGGAACTCGTGGACGATCTCGGACAAAAGAAACAATACAACAAGAAGTTTCATTTCTTCTACGCCGAAACGGCTAGTAAGGTCGGCGATTATGTCACGGCCGCCGATCAATACGAACAACTTCTCAAATATCCGAACGATCCTTTCTTTTCCGAATTTTCCTATAAGGTGATCGAAAGAAGAAGGGATCTCGCGAAACGATTCGCCGAAATCAAGTCCCTGGAAGAAGAAAACAAAAACGAGTGA
- a CDS encoding ABC transporter ATP-binding protein: MPDSNKAIEVRRLNLQFGPRTILDSISFEADPGTILGILGRSGSGKTSLFRVILGIPSSGEFEQSGDVFFFGKKRKEIPIHELQPVFQDPVGSFNPTWSLEKALKEPLRILGGDIAKRGEQSFSELSDLFRLSGKDLSRNVLSFSGGELQRAAIFRALLTEPKILFLDEALGALDPILLNEVLEVLKRISKERKITILLITHSLRTAKKFCDQIGILEKGKLLDFGKTEEVFGNYKSSFTGELIRAADLSSLRV, from the coding sequence ATGCCAGATTCCAACAAAGCCATAGAAGTTCGAAGATTGAATCTGCAATTCGGTCCGAGAACGATTCTCGATTCGATTTCTTTCGAAGCCGATCCGGGAACGATCTTGGGAATTTTGGGAAGATCGGGTTCGGGCAAAACATCTCTTTTTCGAGTGATTTTAGGAATACCTTCGAGCGGAGAATTCGAACAAAGCGGAGACGTCTTTTTTTTCGGAAAGAAAAGAAAGGAGATTCCGATTCATGAGCTTCAACCGGTGTTTCAAGATCCTGTGGGAAGTTTTAATCCGACATGGTCTTTGGAAAAGGCATTGAAGGAACCTCTTCGAATTCTCGGGGGCGATATCGCGAAACGGGGAGAACAATCCTTTTCGGAATTATCCGATCTCTTTCGTTTGAGCGGAAAGGATTTAAGCCGCAACGTACTTTCTTTTTCAGGCGGAGAATTGCAGAGGGCCGCCATCTTCCGCGCTCTTTTGACGGAACCGAAGATTCTTTTTCTGGACGAAGCGTTAGGCGCCTTGGACCCGATTCTCTTGAACGAGGTTTTGGAGGTTTTAAAAAGAATTTCGAAAGAACGGAAGATCACGATTCTTCTCATCACACACAGTCTGAGAACCGCTAAAAAATTCTGCGATCAAATCGGAATATTAGAAAAAGGTAAACTGTTGGATTTCGGAAAAACGGAGGAAGTGTTCGGGAATTATAAGAGTTCTTTTACGGGGGAACTCATTCGTGCTGCCGATCTGAGCTCCCTCCGCGTTTGA
- a CDS encoding hydroxymethylglutaryl-CoA lyase, producing MKVKITEVGPRDGLQNEKRPVSTEIKSEYIQRLVRAGLKNIEATSFVKKDAIPQLADAAELSALLDLKGNVRYSALTPNVKGYEAARSAGYPEVAVFTAASESFTKKNINRTIAESIEGFQEIFKLAKQDGIQVRGYVSTVIDCPYEGKIDPKKVLEVSKVLLDLGAYEISLGETIGTGVPAEVEKLLELLLKEIPADKLAGHFHDTYGMAIANVEKAFSMGLRSFDSSSGGLGGCPYAKGAAGNLATDDLVYFLEKSGIKTGVDPGLLWEASAFMENALARELQSRTYLATKKKRES from the coding sequence ATGAAAGTAAAGATCACGGAAGTGGGTCCGAGAGACGGACTTCAAAACGAGAAACGTCCGGTTTCCACGGAAATCAAATCGGAATACATTCAACGTCTGGTTCGAGCCGGATTAAAAAACATAGAAGCGACTTCTTTCGTAAAGAAGGACGCGATTCCTCAGTTGGCGGACGCGGCCGAACTTTCCGCCCTGTTGGATCTAAAAGGAAACGTGCGTTATTCGGCGCTTACTCCGAACGTAAAGGGATACGAGGCCGCAAGAAGCGCAGGTTATCCGGAAGTCGCGGTGTTTACGGCCGCTTCGGAATCCTTCACAAAAAAGAACATCAACAGAACCATCGCCGAATCGATCGAAGGCTTTCAGGAGATTTTCAAACTCGCAAAACAGGACGGAATTCAAGTGCGCGGATACGTTTCCACCGTGATCGACTGTCCTTACGAAGGAAAGATCGATCCGAAAAAAGTATTAGAAGTTTCTAAAGTTCTTTTGGACTTGGGCGCGTATGAAATCTCGCTCGGTGAAACGATCGGAACCGGAGTTCCCGCAGAAGTCGAAAAACTTCTGGAACTTCTTCTCAAAGAAATCCCCGCCGATAAACTCGCCGGACATTTTCACGATACGTACGGAATGGCGATCGCCAACGTGGAAAAAGCGTTTTCGATGGGACTTCGTTCCTTTGATTCTTCCTCCGGCGGACTCGGCGGTTGTCCTTACGCGAAAGGCGCCGCGGGAAACTTGGCGACCGACGATCTCGTTTACTTTCTTGAAAAGTCGGGAATAAAAACCGGAGTCGATCCGGGACTTCTTTGGGAAGCCTCCGCTTTTATGGAGAATGCTCTCGCCCGAGAATTACAATCCAGAACCTATCTCGCGACGAAAAAGAAAAGAGAGTCTTGA
- a CDS encoding TIGR02757 family protein, translating into MSFHSSPQKIKKTLENIFSEYDTPEFLSTDPIEFPHSFSDSKDREVAGFISALYSYGNVTAIKNHLKQLFDLFGNSPHRFLSEENLQPIRRKLVPYRFQKPADTFLFLQALQNVLRKTKDHKLESFFSLPQKEEFDLSAKEQKSLDQGGPLRRRILSFQLRFLKESEAIDSKQTKSYGYKFLIGQGFKTTSLKRYCMYLRWMVRKEYPDFGIYRSISPSELQFPLDVHIQRIASVLKISSRQTPDWKKAEEITRFFSEIFPEDPVKGDFALSRLGILRKCKSKYAKELCETCRINSICSVYGKRAETKSR; encoded by the coding sequence TTGAGTTTCCATTCTTCCCCGCAAAAAATCAAAAAGACTCTGGAGAATATTTTTTCCGAATACGATACTCCGGAGTTTCTTTCCACCGACCCGATCGAATTCCCGCATTCGTTTTCTGATTCAAAGGACCGTGAAGTCGCGGGTTTTATTTCCGCGTTGTATTCGTATGGAAACGTAACCGCGATCAAAAATCATCTCAAACAACTCTTTGATCTCTTCGGAAATTCTCCGCATCGTTTTTTATCGGAGGAGAATCTACAACCGATCCGCAGAAAGCTCGTTCCTTATCGTTTTCAAAAACCTGCGGATACTTTTTTGTTTCTGCAAGCGCTTCAAAACGTATTACGAAAAACGAAAGATCATAAACTCGAATCCTTTTTTTCCTTACCGCAAAAGGAAGAATTCGATCTTTCCGCTAAGGAACAAAAATCTCTCGATCAGGGCGGGCCGCTCCGAAGGAGAATTCTTTCCTTTCAGTTGAGATTTCTTAAGGAATCCGAAGCGATAGACTCGAAACAAACGAAAAGTTACGGATATAAATTTCTGATCGGACAAGGATTCAAAACCACTTCCTTAAAACGGTATTGTATGTATCTTCGTTGGATGGTTCGAAAAGAATATCCGGACTTCGGAATTTATCGAAGTATTTCTCCGAGCGAACTTCAATTCCCGTTGGACGTTCACATTCAAAGAATTGCAAGTGTTTTGAAGATCAGTTCCCGACAAACGCCGGATTGGAAAAAGGCCGAGGAGATTACCCGATTCTTTTCGGAAATTTTTCCCGAAGATCCGGTCAAAGGAGATTTCGCGCTCAGTCGTCTGGGAATATTAAGAAAATGTAAATCGAAATACGCGAAAGAACTCTGTGAAACCTGTAGAATCAATTCGATCTGTAGCGTCTACGGAAAACGAGCGGAAACGAAATCTCGGTGA
- a CDS encoding adenylosuccinate synthase — MPASLVVGTQWGDEGKAKVIDFLSKDTDIIVRYQGGANAGHTVVVHGKKYVFHLVPSGVIYDQTICVIGNGVVLDPLFFIEECDRLQKEGFPVYDKLLLSDACHLLFPYHSQIDSARETTLSQEHKIGTTKKGIGVCYADKMMRTGLRVGDLLDDSYESRLKHLVDEKNRELDKLYGMPPVSFKEINEGLKFFLSKVKKNIINTAYYLDNELKKGKRVLLEGAQGTGLDVDFGTYPYVTSSNPTTGGALIGTGIPFQHLKHVIGITKAYTTRVGEGPFPTELLGEAGEALRQKGGEFGATTGRPRRCGWFDAEMLKHSVRINGITSIALTKIDILSDYDKIPVAVGYKSNGKMLDCFPSQGLEKVEVVYEEFPGWKTDISGICEFQKLPEKCKNYISALEKLIGVKINLVSTGPDRKDTIHGDSF, encoded by the coding sequence ATGCCCGCATCGTTAGTAGTAGGAACCCAATGGGGGGATGAAGGAAAGGCAAAAGTCATCGACTTTCTTTCCAAGGACACGGACATCATCGTTCGTTATCAAGGGGGCGCGAACGCCGGTCATACGGTCGTCGTTCATGGAAAAAAATACGTATTCCATTTGGTTCCGTCCGGAGTGATCTACGACCAGACGATTTGTGTGATCGGAAACGGAGTCGTTTTGGATCCTCTATTCTTCATAGAAGAATGTGATCGTCTGCAAAAGGAAGGTTTTCCGGTTTACGACAAGCTTTTGTTAAGCGACGCGTGTCATCTTTTGTTTCCGTATCATTCTCAGATAGATTCCGCCAGAGAAACTACTCTCAGTCAGGAACACAAGATCGGAACGACCAAAAAAGGAATCGGGGTCTGTTACGCGGACAAGATGATGAGAACCGGTCTGAGAGTGGGGGATCTTTTGGACGATTCTTACGAATCCCGTCTCAAACATCTCGTCGACGAAAAAAATCGGGAGCTCGACAAACTCTACGGAATGCCTCCCGTTTCCTTTAAGGAAATCAACGAGGGTTTAAAATTCTTCCTTTCCAAGGTAAAAAAGAATATTATAAATACTGCATATTATCTGGATAACGAACTCAAAAAAGGAAAACGAGTTCTTCTGGAAGGCGCTCAAGGAACCGGTTTGGACGTGGACTTCGGAACATATCCGTATGTCACGAGCTCCAACCCGACCACGGGCGGCGCTTTGATCGGAACGGGAATTCCATTTCAACATTTGAAACACGTGATCGGGATCACGAAGGCTTATACTACGAGAGTGGGCGAGGGCCCGTTCCCTACCGAACTTTTGGGTGAAGCGGGCGAGGCTCTGCGTCAAAAAGGCGGAGAATTCGGTGCGACTACAGGACGTCCGAGACGTTGCGGTTGGTTCGACGCGGAAATGTTAAAACATTCCGTTCGTATCAACGGAATCACTTCGATCGCTTTGACAAAGATCGATATTCTTTCCGACTACGATAAGATTCCGGTTGCGGTCGGTTACAAGTCGAACGGAAAGATGTTGGATTGTTTTCCGTCTCAAGGTTTGGAAAAAGTGGAAGTGGTCTACGAAGAATTTCCAGGATGGAAAACCGATATCTCCGGCATCTGCGAGTTTCAAAAACTTCCCGAGAAATGTAAGAATTATATTTCCGCTTTGGAAAAACTGATCGGAGTGAAGATCAATTTGGTTTCGACCGGTCCCGATCGTAAGGATACGATTCACGGAGATTCTTTTTAA
- a CDS encoding ATP phosphoribosyltransferase regulatory subunit — protein sequence MNQNLPEPSQKKWIPDGFHFLGPEDSKDRRILLETVSAVLKKKGYSEVFLPAFDYSSTFLQTVSAPDSSSLFRIRDLSGNEISPSIDLTVQAVKGMAGFSHQRENQNIFYVGRVFRENAQGSVSRKEVLQIGAESIGASGKENTFKILEELDEIVSLLPLEENLTLVLGNVNLFQSIVREFELSSGEIEILSKLLYQKNGNEIERIFGDKKNHEVLIRLLSALVLNFDLDSLKKSLNVSSLSENLQKSLNSILEETSWIFRSWESKKRKIDLCIDFSLLRDLNYYTGFVFQGYLQGSPDPVLTGGAYDHLYEMFSGVQRDASGYAIVVNTLEASLRTPLSDSKS from the coding sequence ATGAATCAGAATCTCCCAGAACCCAGCCAGAAAAAATGGATTCCCGACGGGTTTCACTTTCTCGGCCCCGAAGACAGCAAGGACAGAAGGATCTTACTCGAAACCGTATCCGCCGTTCTTAAAAAAAAAGGGTATTCTGAAGTATTCTTACCCGCGTTCGATTATAGCTCCACGTTTTTACAAACGGTTTCCGCTCCCGATTCTTCCTCTTTATTCAGAATTCGTGATCTTTCCGGAAACGAAATTTCTCCGAGCATCGACTTAACCGTACAAGCGGTCAAAGGGATGGCCGGTTTTTCCCACCAAAGGGAGAATCAAAACATATTCTATGTCGGAAGAGTTTTCCGGGAAAACGCGCAGGGAAGCGTATCCCGAAAAGAAGTCCTTCAGATCGGCGCGGAATCGATCGGAGCTTCCGGCAAGGAAAATACGTTTAAAATTTTGGAAGAATTGGACGAGATCGTTTCGCTTCTTCCCTTGGAAGAGAATCTAACGCTTGTTTTAGGGAACGTAAATCTGTTTCAGTCCATCGTCCGAGAATTCGAGTTGAGTTCGGGCGAGATAGAAATTCTTTCCAAACTGCTTTATCAGAAAAACGGAAACGAGATCGAAAGAATTTTCGGAGATAAAAAGAATCACGAGGTTCTCATTCGTTTGTTAAGCGCGCTCGTGTTGAACTTCGATTTGGATTCCTTAAAAAAATCCCTGAACGTTTCTTCCCTTTCGGAGAATCTTCAAAAAAGTTTGAACTCGATTCTCGAGGAAACTTCCTGGATCTTCCGGTCTTGGGAATCTAAAAAAAGAAAGATCGATCTTTGTATCGATTTCTCTCTTCTGAGAGATTTGAACTATTATACAGGTTTCGTATTTCAAGGTTATCTGCAAGGTTCTCCCGATCCGGTTTTGACCGGAGGCGCTTACGATCATCTTTACGAAATGTTTTCGGGGGTGCAGAGGGACGCGAGCGGTTACGCGATCGTGGTCAACACCTTGGAAGCTTCTCTCAGAACTCCTCTTTCCGATTCCAAATCATGA
- a CDS encoding 1-acyl-sn-glycerol-3-phosphate acyltransferase: MAEKESSVGKWQKEFFENIHLFKRSGMTEEEAKKILQKFLYLSSVTPMPPVMDVFKEPNLLETVGVYTSPEQRSREFMMEFLSPIMKQFTVEGVDNLKAVKPLIGKYPITLISNHLSHLDAPAIFHQLYNCSPEGKSIAEQLVFIAGRLAYEPDFTRLGLYMFGTLLVCSKRDMADNPSLSDVMTKINMRAFRHSQKLQSEGKIVAIFPEGTRSRDGRLMPFVETVYHYVANKVIIPISLEKTDKILPTTSLLFNQVNGKLVIGKPVLVGELSRKQMETFPKEVEQLQFPEHGDKKQFLIDNLALLVGSNLNKHQHGTYRNLYTGDVSGKNILIKIPKEPEEKIVVIGASSMSIAVATLLANKNVLVYLYHPDQAYTEQCNTERRELKYYPLYKLPPNLIFTSDPEVLKTATLFIQGTNPWELINVYPEIQPYLNKNKAPFFNVVKGFTSTGLILDEVQTAFGLEDDRLGVIAGACYPDQIMERKISGFEIAASNASLIPRIQKLFTTGYIFPRPARIPTDIKGVQLGGALKTIYALAMGIVEGYFTQTLGGNVDNSLFHLSNRFFMEMTAIGTNMGGQPETFQGLSGLTDFMLSCFGTDAKDRKTGYDIAYGSPSERMSNGFYGLKVLPNLMNITAEDTPVLAAAYEIVINKKPMQQVIEMMEGRLARI; encoded by the coding sequence ATGGCTGAGAAAGAATCCAGCGTGGGCAAGTGGCAGAAAGAATTTTTCGAAAACATTCATTTATTCAAACGTTCCGGAATGACGGAAGAAGAAGCCAAAAAGATTCTTCAGAAGTTTTTATATCTCTCTTCGGTGACTCCGATGCCTCCGGTCATGGACGTATTCAAAGAACCGAATCTTCTCGAAACCGTGGGGGTTTACACTTCTCCCGAACAAAGATCCAGAGAGTTTATGATGGAGTTTCTTTCTCCGATCATGAAACAGTTCACCGTGGAAGGCGTGGACAATCTCAAAGCGGTCAAACCTCTGATCGGAAAATATCCGATCACGTTGATCTCCAATCACTTATCGCATCTCGACGCGCCCGCGATCTTTCATCAGTTGTATAACTGTTCTCCCGAAGGTAAGTCCATCGCGGAACAACTCGTCTTCATCGCGGGAAGACTCGCTTACGAACCGGACTTTACCCGTCTCGGTCTTTATATGTTCGGAACTCTTTTGGTTTGTTCCAAAAGGGACATGGCGGATAACCCGAGTCTTTCGGACGTGATGACCAAAATCAACATGAGAGCCTTTCGTCATTCTCAAAAACTTCAATCCGAAGGTAAGATCGTCGCGATCTTCCCGGAAGGAACGCGTTCCCGCGACGGAAGATTGATGCCTTTCGTGGAAACCGTGTATCACTACGTCGCGAACAAGGTCATCATTCCGATCTCTCTCGAAAAGACGGACAAGATTCTCCCCACGACCAGCCTTTTGTTCAATCAGGTAAACGGAAAACTCGTCATCGGCAAGCCGGTGTTAGTCGGAGAACTTTCCCGCAAGCAGATGGAAACTTTTCCGAAGGAAGTCGAACAACTTCAGTTCCCGGAACACGGAGACAAAAAACAATTCCTCATCGACAACCTCGCGCTTCTCGTCGGTTCGAATCTAAACAAACATCAACACGGAACCTACAGAAATCTTTACACGGGAGATGTTTCGGGTAAGAATATTCTGATCAAGATTCCGAAAGAACCCGAGGAAAAAATCGTAGTGATCGGCGCGAGCAGTATGTCGATCGCGGTAGCCACTCTGCTTGCCAACAAGAACGTCCTAGTTTATCTCTATCATCCGGATCAAGCTTATACGGAACAATGCAACACCGAACGAAGAGAACTGAAATACTATCCTCTTTATAAACTTCCGCCGAACTTGATTTTCACTTCCGATCCGGAAGTTTTAAAAACGGCGACGTTGTTCATTCAAGGAACCAATCCTTGGGAACTCATCAACGTTTATCCCGAAATCCAGCCTTACTTAAACAAGAACAAGGCTCCGTTCTTCAACGTGGTCAAAGGATTTACGAGCACGGGTTTGATCCTCGACGAAGTTCAGACCGCGTTCGGTTTGGAAGACGATCGTCTCGGCGTGATCGCCGGAGCTTGTTATCCCGATCAGATCATGGAAAGAAAAATTTCCGGTTTCGAGATCGCCGCGTCCAACGCGAGTTTGATCCCGAGAATTCAAAAGCTGTTTACTACCGGTTATATCTTTCCTCGTCCCGCGAGAATTCCGACGGACATCAAAGGCGTTCAGTTGGGCGGCGCACTTAAAACGATCTATGCGCTTGCGATGGGAATCGTGGAAGGTTATTTCACACAAACTCTCGGCGGGAACGTGGATAATTCTCTCTTTCATCTTTCCAATCGTTTCTTTATGGAGATGACCGCGATCGGAACGAATATGGGAGGACAACCGGAAACCTTTCAAGGACTTTCGGGTTTGACGGACTTTATGCTTTCCTGTTTCGGAACGGACGCAAAGGATCGCAAGACCGGTTACGATATCGCTTATGGTTCTCCGTCGGAAAGAATGTCGAACGGTTTTTACGGCCTCAAGGTTCTGCCGAATCTGATGAACATCACCGCGGAAGATACTCCGGTTCTCGCGGCGGCGTATGAAATCGTAATCAACAAAAAGCCGATGCAACAAGTCATTGAGATGATGGAAGGAAGATTGGCGAGGATTTGA